From a single Ciconia boyciana chromosome 11, ASM3463844v1, whole genome shotgun sequence genomic region:
- the MBD4 gene encoding methyl-CpG-binding domain protein 4 isoform X1, producing MEGGAAAGPQVKRVPRLALGEPGETEHRLKKAVSAARLPVLADVLSAQRMSLKCRSDQVLNLNTRDTPGSGHRCNEMCKSVFFNKLSPFLQRLLAQGCAGQPRSSRPAGGVREPALFPAAAFASSGGTGRPGPVSAPRGGGEVSLLPWRHSAARRKRRPAGRGQGSGVKGRLQVMPPGRGPGRRHPPRALPAAAALPGTGASPGTAARRRLPSGPEAAGGGGALALSGGVRAGGCNERVACSGRATSRGLSDVGLEVALELRFKPRRPKHRYPDLRSRLTASRLRPPESRSNVGCVPPTAKAAAPFSKATWAAGCCPPPASQVPSEPGESLRPPEITSDAEGDPWKLRAWIEERKQLRYQLESIVDVEKWLMGKPSLSSQEERVWERIKACRADRRAESKSALTRSLAVSACGAVPSLGSLHCISWGPATASALAGMMILGNSALGVFSTLFQCSPPASCQPWQEGRLPLIRAPYPPALVTLHNLLRKQKLTMVDVFKRAGMDRRKITRADFIHIIKARIAHTPWGKLKGKGAEKLDVT from the exons ATGGAAGGAG GTGCAGCCGCAGGACCACAAGTTAAACGTGTACCACGCCTGGCTCTGGGAGAACCGGGAGAGACTGAGCATAGGCTGAAAAAAGCCGTGAGTGCAGCCCGTCTCCCAGTCCTCGCCGACGTGCTCTCTGCGCAGCGGATGTCTTTAAAGTGTCGTTCTGATCAAGTTCTTAATTTAAATACGCGTGACACACCCGGCTCAGGCCATCGCTGTAACGAAATGTGTAAATCCGTGTTCTTTAATAAACTGTCCCCGTTTTTGCAGCGTCTGTTGGCTCAGGGCTGCGCAGGCCAGCCCCGCAGCTCCCGGCCGGCGGGTGGGGTGAGGGAGCCCGCGCTCTTCCCGGCAGCCGCCTTCGCCTCCTCCGGCGGGACGGGACGGCCCGGCCCGGTGAGCGCTccccgcggggggggggaggtctCCCTGTTGCCGTGGCGACACTCGGCTGCGCGGCGGAAACGGCGACCGGCGGGGCGGGGTCAAGGTTCAGGGGTCAAGGGCCGTCTCCAGGTGatgccgccggggcgggggccgggccgccgccaTCCGCCCCGCGCCCTCCCCGCTGCCGCGGCCCTGCCCGGCACAGGGGCGTCCCCCGGAACCGCCGCCCGCCGTCGCCTGCCCTCCGGGCCAGAGGCGGCCGGAGGAGGGGGAGCGCTGGCGCTGTCCGGCGGAGTCCGCGCCGGCGGCTGTAACGAGCGCGTCGCCTGCAGCGGCCGTGCAACCAGCCGGGGTTTGAGCGATGTCGGGCTGGAGGTGGCCTTGGAGCTGCGCTTCAAACCACGTCGACCAAAACACAGATACCCAGACCTCCGCTCTCGTTTGACAGCGAGCAGGCTTCGCCCGCCCGAATCCCGGAGCAATGTTGGTTGTGTTCCACCCACGGCAAAAGCAGCTGCGCCCTTTTCCAAGGCGACCTGGGCCGCAGGCTGCTGCCCCCCGCCTGCCTCGCAGGTGCCCTCGGAGCCGGGAGAGAGCCTCAGGCCTCCGGAAATCACCTCCGATGCAGAAGGTGACCCATGGAAGCTGCGGGCTTGGATTGAGGAGAGGAAGCAGCTCCGATATCAGCTGGAGAGCATTGTGGATGTAGAAAAATGGCTGATGGGAAAGCCTTCCCTTAGCAGTCAGGAAGAAAGAGTCTGGGAAAGAATAAAGGCGTGCAGAGCAGACAGGAGGGCTGAAAGCAAATCAGCCCTGACCCGCAGCCTGGCCGTAAGTGCCTGTGGTGCTGTTCCGTCCTTGGGATCATTGCACTGCATCTCCTGGGGCCCTGCCACAGCCTCGGCGCTTGCCGGCATGATGATTCTGGGTAACAGTGCTCTCGGGGTATTTTCCACTCTTTTTCAGTGCTCACCACCAGcgagctgccagccctggcaggaAGGTCGCCTTCCCCTTATTCGTGCACCGTACCCCCCGGCTCTTGTCACGCTGCATAACCTCCTGCGCAAGCAGAAGCTGACGATGGTGGATGTGTTCAAGAGGGCTGGTATGGACAGGAGGAAGATCACAAGAGCAGACTTCATTCACATCATCAAAGCG AGAATTGCTCACACACCCTGGGGAAAGCTGAAGGGGAAAGGTGCAGAGAAGTTGGATGTCACCTAG
- the RPL32 gene encoding large ribosomal subunit protein eL32 gives MPALRPLVKPKIVKKRTKKFIRHQSDRYVKIKRNWRKPRGIDNRVRRRFKGQILMPNIGYGSNKKTKHMLPTGFRKFLVHNVKELEVLMMSNKSYCAEIAHNVSSKNRKIIVERAAQLAIKITNPNARLRSEENE, from the exons ATGCCTGCTCTCAGACCTCTCGTGAAACCTAAAATCGTCAAGAAGAGGACCAAGAAGTTCATTCGCCATCAGTCTGATCGCTATGTCAAGATCAAG CGCAACTGGCGTAAACCGAGAGGTATTGATAACAGAGTTCGCAGGCGGTTCAAGGGTCAGATCCTGATGCCCAACATTGGCTATGGCAGCAATAAGAAGACAAAGCACATGCTGCCCACAGGATTCAGAAAGTTCCTGGTCCACAATGTCAAAGAGCTGGAAGTGCTCATGATGAGCAACAA GTCGTACTGTGCAGAGATTGCTCACAATGTGTCTTCTAAGAACCGGAAGATAATCGTGGAGAGAGCTGCTCAGCTCGCCATCAAGATCACCAATCCCAACGCCAGACTGCGCAGTGAGGAGAATGAATAA